In Peromyscus eremicus chromosome 15, PerEre_H2_v1, whole genome shotgun sequence, a genomic segment contains:
- the Snrpe gene encoding small nuclear ribonucleoprotein E: MAYRGQGQKVQKVMVQPINLIFRYLQNRSRIQVWLYEQVNMRIEGCIIGFDEYMNLVLDDAEEIHSKTKSRKQLGRIMLKGDNITLLQSVSN; this comes from the exons ATGGCGTACCGCGGCCAGGGCCAGAAGGTGCAGAAGGTGATGGTGCAGCCCATC AACCTCATCTTCAGATACTTGCAAAAT aggTCTCGGATTCAGGTCTGGCTGTATGAGCAAGTGAATATGCGGATAGAGGGTTGTATTATT GGCTTTGATGAGTACATGAACCTCGTATTAGATGATGCAGAAGAAATTCACTCTAAAACAAAGTCAAGGAAACAACTGG GTCGGATCATGCTGAAAGGAGACAATATTACTCTGCTCCAGAGTGTTTCCAACTAG